GACGTCCCCGCCGAGCGGAGTCGTCGCGCCCATCCCGGTGATCACAACGTCCTTGGTCGTCATGCGTTCTTGACGATGTAGTCAACCGCATCGCCCACGGTCTTGAGGTTGGCCAGTTCGTCGTCGGGGATCTTGACCCCGAACTTGTCCTCGGCCTGGACGGCGATCTCCACCATGGACAGCGAGTCGATGTCCAGGTCGTCGACGAAGGACTTCTCGACGGACACTTCCTCAGCGTCGACCCCTGCGACCTCTTCGACGATGCTCGCCAGGCCTGAAGTGATTTCCTCGTTCGTCACGTTCGTTTCCTTCCTGCTTCGATTCGCTCGACGTCGTCGGCCGGCGCGTGCCGACCGGTTCTTCGTCCGGTCACGGACAAATGATCACCTGGCCGCCGTAGGACAGTCCCGCCCCGAAGCCGACCAGTAGCAGCACGTCACCACTGTTGATCTCTCCTGTCGATCGCATGTGATCGATCGCAAGTGGGATCGAGGCGGCCGACGTGTTGCCGGAATGCACGATGTCACGAGCCACGACGAGATCGTCACGGGCTCCCTGTTGCCGCAGTTTCTTCGCCACGGCCTCGACGATTCGCAGGTTGGCCT
This portion of the Actinopolyspora lacussalsi genome encodes:
- a CDS encoding acyl carrier protein (product_source=KO:K02078; cath_funfam=1.10.1200.10; cog=COG0236; ko=KO:K02078; pfam=PF00550; smart=SM00823; superfamily=47336; tigrfam=TIGR00517), whose amino-acid sequence is MTNEEITSGLASIVEEVAGVDAEEVSVEKSFVDDLDIDSLSMVEIAVQAEDKFGVKIPDDELANLKTVGDAVDYIVKNA